One part of the Coffea eugenioides isolate CCC68of chromosome 10, Ceug_1.0, whole genome shotgun sequence genome encodes these proteins:
- the LOC113749655 gene encoding WAT1-related protein At1g44800-like, giving the protein MGDQSGLCRALSEFFDKAKCYLAMVSLQFGYAGMYIICMVAFKRGMSHWVLVVYRHAVATLVMAPFAYFVERKIRPKLTLRVFLKILALGLLEPVLDQNLYYVGMKSTSATFASAFVNVLPAVTFIMAIAFRLETVNLKKIHSLAKVIGTAITVSGAMVMTLYKGPIINILFTHGGGHHSSTNASSEQQHWVTGIITLISCIFGWSGFFILQSMTLKEYPAELSLTALVCLMGMIESGIVALIFERNMSAWVIGFDSRFLAAVYSGVVCSGIAYYMQSVVNKMRGPVFVTAFSPLSMVITAVLGAIVLAEQTHLGSLIGAIVIVIGLYSVIWGKSKDLTAANAEFEKGKASQLETFQKNISDFGDDIDVESNGVSTSAAQKFPPEP; this is encoded by the exons atgggaGACCAATCTGGGCTGTGCAGGGCATTGAGCGAATTTTTTGACAAGGCAAAATGTTACTTGGCCATGGTCTCCCTCCAATTTGGTTATGCTGGCATGTACATTATTTGCATGGTTGCCTTCAAGCGTGGCATGAGCCACTGGGTTCTGGTAGTCTACCGTCACGCAGTTGCCACCCTAGTCATGGCTCCATTTGCATATTTTGTTGAAAG GAAAATAAGGCCAAAACTTACTCTCAGAGTATTCCTCAAGATTCTGGCGCTTGGCCTCTTGGA GCCAgtgcttgatcaaaatttataCTACGTTGGCATGAAGTCAACATCTGCAACATTTGCATCTGCTTTTGTCAATGTTCTCCCGGCAGTTACTTTTATAATGGCCATCGCTTTCAG GTTGGAAACAGTCAACCTTAAAAAGATACATAGTCTTGCAAAGGTGATTGGAACAGCAATAACAGTTAGTGGAGCAATGGTTATGACTTTGTATAAAGGCCCAATAATCAATATTCTATTTACACATGGAGGAGGTCATCACAGTTCCACTAATGCTTCATCTGAGCAGCAGCATTGGGTCACTGGCATAATAACACTAATATCCTGTATATTTGGTTGGTCTGGCTTTTTCATATTGCAG TCCATGACTCTCAAGGAATATCCGGCGGAGCTCTCCCTAACAGCCTTAGTTTGTTTGATGGGCATGATTGAAAGTGGAATTGTTGCTTTAATATTTGAACGCAATATGAGCGCTTGGGTAATAGGTTTTGACTCTAGATTTCTTGCTGCAGTTTACTCC GGTGTGGTATGCTCTGGAATTGCTTATTATATGCAAAGTGTTGTAAACAAAATGCGAGGTCCAGTGTTTGTGACTGCGTTCAGTCCTTTGAGCATGGTGATTACTGCTGTCCTAGGAGCTATTGTGTTGGCTGAGCAAACCCATCTTGGAAG TTTAATTGGAGCTATAGTCATTGTCATCGGCCTCTATTCCGTGATATGGGGAAAAAGCAAAGATCTAACTGCTGCGAATGCAGAATTTGAGAAAGGCAAAGCCAGTCAGTTAGAAACATTTCAGAAGAATATATCAGATTTTGGGGATGATATTGATGTTGAATCTAATGGGGTATCAACATCTGCAGCGCAAAAATTTCCACCCGAGCCATGA